A section of the Streptomyces sp. NBC_00178 genome encodes:
- a CDS encoding SGNH/GDSL hydrolase family protein: MTISLHGSPVVLFQGDSITDVGRLMDPDEPLGRGYVRTVADRVRSARPDDGITFLNRGVSGDRVSDLRARWREDATDLEPDVVSVLIGVNDTWRRYDSGEISTIEAYEDDYRTVLTRARERPDTQLVLIEPFLIPVREEQWAWREDLDPRIQTVRRLAEEFDASLLAADGLLNQAARAAGGPAHIAGDGVHPTPLGHALLAEAWMALAGL; this comes from the coding sequence GGGCCGGCTGATGGACCCAGACGAACCCCTCGGCCGCGGTTACGTCCGCACGGTGGCCGACCGCGTGCGGTCCGCCCGTCCGGACGACGGCATCACGTTCCTCAACCGGGGTGTGTCCGGCGACCGCGTCTCGGACCTGCGCGCCCGGTGGCGTGAGGACGCGACGGATCTCGAACCGGATGTGGTGTCCGTCCTGATCGGTGTGAACGACACCTGGCGCCGCTACGACTCCGGCGAGATCAGCACGATCGAGGCGTACGAGGACGACTACCGCACCGTCCTCACCCGGGCGCGGGAGAGGCCGGACACCCAGCTCGTCCTCATCGAGCCGTTCCTGATCCCGGTGCGGGAGGAGCAGTGGGCCTGGCGCGAGGATCTCGATCCCAGGATCCAGACGGTCCGCAGGCTGGCGGAGGAGTTCGACGCCTCGCTGCTGGCCGCCGACGGACTGCTCAACCAGGCGGCGCGGGCCGCGGGCGGGCCCGCGCACATCGCCGGTGACGGCGTCCATCCCACTCCGCTCGGACACGCGCTGCTGGCCGAGGCGTGGATGGCGCTCGCCGGACTCTGA